Proteins co-encoded in one Corynebacterium tuberculostearicum genomic window:
- a CDS encoding galactan 5-O-arabinofuranosyltransferase — MTSTAVPTQSTPVSEDNRTEAYRADALTHRATLLGIVLAAVAGGAVTLLGWFAFKTVSLPSFNTSMVTRALTTVGVVVTLALAGGLCVWWLYDHYKDSIARPRWRVWLTYAVTYLSPALLTLAAVGLPLSASRLWLDGVQVDQAFRTQFLTRSVEEMGYADMNYQDMPSFYPIGWFWLGGRLGALLGIPGWEVYQPWALISIAVAGCILVPIWQRLTNSLPVATAIALVTTAITLTIAAEEPYSAVIAMGLPTVAVLSARAFGGSWLSTLGVTLYLGISATFYTLFTGAAALTVVSLIALFTALYEHTWRPIVRLVVIAAGSIAIALIAWGPYIWAVLHSPEPLQTTAQHYLPEEGTQIPVPFLSLSLVGFLCLIGLIYIVVRLNDVEVRALGISLIGIYLWTVASMVATLAGTTLLSFRLEVIVVLLFATAGVLALAEVRLLGVHRLYPARFSHTTNKQITAVMAIILALAGVYYAQQIPEANEDAIDHAYSDTDGYGERADRFTSDSAHYYLDIHNFIQDHGYTPDDTVVLTDEKIFMSYYPYWGFNAFTSHYANPLGEFSTRNQQIESWANESWDMKPDEFRKALDSAAWRGPDVMIFRGDLDNKDDGFKLHLAEDIYPNQPNIRYRAVFFNADVFDRGWKLQQTGPFVTAVRAK, encoded by the coding sequence ACTCACCGCGCGACCCTGCTGGGTATTGTGCTGGCCGCCGTGGCCGGTGGCGCGGTCACGCTGCTGGGCTGGTTTGCCTTCAAGACGGTATCGCTGCCGTCCTTTAATACCTCCATGGTCACCCGCGCACTGACCACAGTGGGCGTGGTGGTTACACTCGCACTGGCCGGTGGTCTGTGCGTGTGGTGGCTCTATGACCACTACAAGGATTCCATTGCCCGGCCACGCTGGCGGGTCTGGCTGACCTATGCGGTCACCTACCTTTCGCCAGCCCTGTTAACGCTGGCGGCCGTGGGCCTGCCGCTATCTGCCTCCCGCTTATGGCTCGATGGCGTGCAGGTGGACCAGGCCTTCCGCACCCAGTTCCTCACTCGCTCTGTGGAGGAAATGGGCTATGCGGACATGAACTACCAGGACATGCCCTCCTTCTACCCAATTGGTTGGTTCTGGCTCGGCGGCCGCTTGGGCGCACTACTAGGCATTCCGGGCTGGGAGGTCTACCAGCCCTGGGCCCTCATCTCCATTGCCGTAGCCGGCTGTATTCTGGTGCCCATCTGGCAGCGCCTCACTAATTCCCTACCGGTGGCCACCGCCATCGCCCTAGTCACTACCGCAATCACGCTGACCATTGCGGCCGAAGAACCCTATTCTGCGGTCATCGCAATGGGTCTGCCTACCGTAGCGGTACTTAGCGCCCGTGCCTTCGGCGGCTCCTGGCTATCTACGCTAGGCGTGACGCTCTACCTGGGTATTTCAGCTACGTTCTATACCCTTTTCACCGGTGCAGCCGCGCTCACCGTGGTCAGCCTCATCGCGCTATTTACCGCGCTTTATGAGCACACGTGGCGCCCCATCGTGCGTTTGGTGGTCATTGCCGCAGGCTCCATCGCCATCGCTCTCATCGCCTGGGGCCCCTATATCTGGGCGGTACTGCACTCACCCGAACCGCTACAGACCACCGCGCAACACTATCTGCCCGAGGAAGGCACGCAGATTCCGGTGCCCTTCTTGTCCTTGAGCCTCGTTGGCTTCCTCTGCCTCATCGGCCTCATTTATATCGTGGTCCGCCTCAATGACGTGGAGGTTCGCGCACTAGGCATCTCCCTCATCGGCATCTACCTATGGACCGTGGCATCCATGGTGGCTACGCTGGCCGGCACCACGCTGCTCAGCTTCCGCCTCGAGGTAATCGTGGTGCTCCTCTTTGCCACCGCCGGCGTCCTCGCTCTGGCCGAGGTGCGCCTGCTCGGTGTACACCGCCTCTACCCGGCGCGCTTCTCCCACACCACCAATAAGCAGATCACCGCAGTCATGGCCATCATCCTTGCCCTTGCTGGCGTCTATTATGCGCAGCAGATCCCCGAGGCCAACGAAGACGCCATCGACCACGCCTATAGCGATACCGATGGCTATGGCGAGCGTGCCGACCGCTTTACTAGCGATTCCGCTCATTACTACTTGGATATCCACAACTTCATCCAAGACCATGGCTATACGCCGGATGACACGGTGGTGCTCACGGATGAAAAGATCTTCATGTCCTACTATCCCTACTGGGGTTTCAACGCCTTTACCAGCCACTACGCCAATCCATTGGGCGAGTTCAGTACCCGCAATCAGCAGATTGAATCGTGGGCGAATGAATCCTGGGACATGAAACCGGACGAGTTCCGTAAGGCCCTAGATTCCGCCGCTTGGCGCGGCCCGGATGTCATGATATTCCGCGGCGACTTGGACAATAAGGATGATGGATTCAAGCTGCACTTGGCGGAGGATATCTACCCCAATCAGCCGAATATTCGCTACCGTGCGGTCTTTTTTAACGCCGATGTCTTTGACAGGGGCTGGAAGCTACAGCAAACCGGTCCCTTCGTAACAGCCGTTCGCGCCAAGTAA
- a CDS encoding arabinosyltransferase domain-containing protein, producing the protein MSDSLITNTTQARPAGSRFTAAPAGLRWTAIIAGLIGFLCFVATPLLPVTQTQSSYDWPQHDSVQSINAPLISVAPEDLQATIPISAVDELREGQSMVYGTVPPESKKASNRGLFVRANDEGLSVVSLDEVLLTLNAKEVAKLPKDAKIEISASGDGTTVSVGDHEKTTEEDLRPQVTGVYTEIDDKADVQALLDDGLNVHVDINSRFTSSPTLLKTLAMWLGTAMVVVSLFCLWRIDRLDGRRFGFMPEAWKKVRPLDGVVTAILGFWYIFGANTSDDGFIFSMSRVFDHATYMSNYYRWYGVPEAPFGAPYYDLVAVLSQISTASVFVRLPGLISGLIIWFILSREMLPRFGQLVDGRRVAHWTAALMFLAFWLPYNNGTRPEPIVALGVMFTWASFERAIATHRLLPAAVGTIAATITLAAGPTGLFAVGVFLVSLPHLFRVMAERVPSMGGGALGWLALIAPFLSAGTAIMVAAFGDQTLSTVLESTRVRSEVGPSLPWYAEYTRYSTLFQESVDGSLTRRFAVFTMLFCLVLIVAAFIKDRRIVGAAVGPTQRLLIIVALSMFFLMFTPTKWTHHFGIYAGVAGVIAALGAVVLSQFALRSPRARTFAIAAVVFLLAISFAGWNAWWYVSSFGIPWWDRTVQLKAIEANKVLLAIALVIFAIGVVQSLRHSYRKSQAEEAGTLAEFEQNAAAKVSRSAGIMSAPIAFACAIVVALSCASFAKATVSQADSYSVGKGNLASLSGNTCALADQTMVETNTNDSFLTPVEGDLGDSLVDKDETHNGFDPNFIPESIEPENQNSASVGAIADGSSDSSSDSAETATSGADTESGGTSDSADSQETKNKQEKKGEKSKETTNTSEGGVRGTKGVNGSTMHLPFNLDYTKVPVLGSYSEEQDSTSEVTTKWYNLPEAKDNTPVLAVSAAGNIYHHDVNGVEQEGMELSLEYGTIDDSGKITNTGEEELSAVGATPKWRNLRLPLDKLPKDANVVRLVATDDSTDEDDWLAFTPPRVPELDTINNQFSKDTPALLDWAVALQFPCQRTFDHFAGVTEIPQYRILPDSSAQTSLTDFQSFSGGGAMSTAEAVNYSYEIPSYLNNDWARDWGAIEKYELRTDSQGNAPVPAEIEYEDITRSGLWKDSEMKIRPEGEE; encoded by the coding sequence GTGTCAGATAGCCTCATTACGAATACCACCCAAGCGCGACCTGCCGGCTCCCGTTTCACCGCCGCCCCCGCGGGCCTGCGGTGGACCGCGATCATTGCCGGACTGATTGGTTTTCTGTGTTTTGTAGCGACTCCGCTACTGCCAGTAACCCAAACTCAGTCCTCTTATGACTGGCCGCAGCATGATTCCGTGCAGTCCATCAACGCGCCGCTTATTTCCGTGGCCCCAGAGGATCTTCAGGCCACCATCCCTATTTCCGCGGTTGATGAGCTGCGCGAGGGCCAGTCCATGGTCTACGGCACCGTCCCGCCGGAGTCCAAAAAGGCTTCCAACCGCGGCCTTTTCGTCCGTGCGAATGACGAGGGCCTGTCTGTTGTCTCCTTGGATGAGGTACTGCTTACCCTCAATGCCAAAGAGGTAGCCAAGCTTCCCAAGGACGCCAAGATTGAGATTTCCGCTTCGGGCGATGGCACCACGGTGAGCGTGGGTGATCATGAAAAGACCACCGAGGAGGATCTGCGCCCGCAGGTCACCGGCGTCTATACCGAAATTGACGATAAGGCAGATGTGCAAGCTTTGCTTGACGACGGCCTCAATGTCCACGTCGATATCAACTCGCGCTTCACTTCGTCCCCGACGTTGCTCAAGACCCTTGCCATGTGGCTGGGCACCGCCATGGTGGTAGTGTCCCTGTTCTGCCTGTGGCGCATCGACCGCCTCGATGGCCGCCGCTTCGGCTTTATGCCTGAAGCGTGGAAAAAGGTGCGCCCGCTCGACGGCGTGGTCACCGCCATCTTGGGATTCTGGTATATCTTCGGCGCCAATACCTCCGATGATGGCTTTATTTTCTCCATGAGCCGCGTCTTTGATCACGCGACCTACATGTCCAACTACTACCGCTGGTACGGCGTGCCAGAGGCTCCCTTCGGTGCCCCCTATTATGACTTGGTTGCCGTTCTCTCCCAGATTTCTACCGCCTCGGTCTTCGTGCGCCTGCCCGGCCTTATTTCTGGGCTCATCATCTGGTTTATTCTCTCCCGCGAGATGCTGCCGCGCTTTGGCCAGCTTGTCGACGGCCGCCGTGTCGCCCACTGGACCGCAGCGCTTATGTTCCTGGCCTTCTGGCTGCCATATAACAACGGCACCCGACCAGAGCCCATCGTGGCGCTCGGCGTGATGTTTACTTGGGCTTCCTTTGAGCGCGCCATTGCCACCCACCGCCTGCTTCCTGCGGCCGTGGGCACCATCGCCGCGACTATTACTTTGGCCGCCGGCCCCACCGGTCTTTTTGCCGTGGGCGTCTTCCTGGTCAGCCTGCCGCACCTCTTCCGCGTCATGGCCGAGCGCGTCCCGTCCATGGGCGGTGGTGCCCTCGGCTGGCTCGCGCTCATTGCACCGTTCCTTAGCGCTGGCACCGCCATTATGGTTGCCGCCTTTGGTGACCAGACGCTATCTACCGTGCTGGAGTCCACCCGCGTGCGCTCCGAAGTCGGCCCCTCCCTGCCGTGGTATGCCGAGTACACGCGCTATTCCACTCTCTTCCAGGAATCGGTGGACGGCTCGCTTACCCGCCGCTTCGCAGTCTTCACCATGCTCTTTTGCCTGGTGCTTATTGTGGCGGCCTTCATCAAGGACCGCCGCATCGTCGGTGCTGCCGTCGGACCAACCCAGCGTCTGCTCATCATCGTGGCGCTGTCCATGTTCTTCCTCATGTTCACCCCGACCAAGTGGACCCACCACTTTGGCATTTACGCCGGTGTCGCCGGTGTCATCGCCGCCCTCGGCGCCGTGGTGCTCTCCCAGTTTGCACTGCGCTCGCCGCGCGCTCGCACCTTCGCTATTGCCGCGGTGGTCTTCTTGCTGGCCATCTCCTTCGCCGGCTGGAACGCCTGGTGGTACGTTTCTTCCTTTGGCATCCCGTGGTGGGATCGCACGGTGCAGCTCAAGGCCATCGAGGCCAATAAGGTGCTCCTTGCCATCGCGTTGGTCATCTTCGCAATCGGCGTAGTGCAGTCCCTGCGCCACAGCTACCGCAAGTCGCAGGCAGAAGAGGCCGGCACTCTTGCGGAATTTGAGCAGAATGCTGCCGCCAAGGTCTCGCGCTCGGCCGGCATCATGTCCGCGCCCATCGCCTTTGCCTGCGCCATCGTGGTAGCGCTGTCCTGCGCATCCTTTGCCAAGGCCACCGTCTCGCAGGCGGATTCCTACTCCGTGGGCAAGGGCAACCTGGCCTCCCTGAGCGGCAATACCTGCGCGCTGGCGGATCAGACCATGGTGGAGACCAACACCAATGATTCCTTCCTAACCCCGGTCGAGGGCGACTTAGGGGATTCCTTGGTGGATAAGGACGAAACCCACAATGGCTTCGATCCGAATTTCATCCCCGAATCCATCGAGCCGGAAAACCAGAACTCCGCCTCCGTGGGTGCCATCGCGGATGGCTCCAGCGATTCCTCCTCCGATAGCGCGGAGACCGCTACTTCCGGCGCAGATACCGAATCCGGCGGCACAAGCGATTCCGCCGATTCCCAGGAGACTAAGAATAAGCAGGAAAAGAAGGGCGAGAAGTCTAAGGAAACCACCAATACTTCGGAAGGTGGCGTGCGCGGCACCAAGGGTGTCAATGGCTCCACCATGCACCTGCCGTTCAACCTGGATTACACCAAAGTCCCGGTACTCGGCTCCTATTCCGAAGAGCAAGACTCCACCTCTGAGGTGACCACCAAGTGGTACAACCTGCCAGAGGCCAAGGACAATACTCCAGTGCTCGCCGTGTCTGCGGCCGGCAATATCTACCACCACGATGTCAACGGGGTGGAGCAGGAAGGCATGGAGCTTAGCCTCGAATACGGCACCATCGATGATTCCGGAAAGATCACCAATACCGGGGAGGAAGAACTCTCCGCCGTTGGTGCTACGCCGAAGTGGCGCAACTTGCGCCTGCCGCTGGATAAATTGCCGAAGGACGCCAACGTGGTGCGCTTAGTAGCAACGGATGATTCCACCGATGAGGATGACTGGCTCGCCTTTACCCCGCCGCGCGTGCCGGAGCTGGATACCATCAATAACCAGTTCTCCAAAGACACCCCGGCGCTGCTGGACTGGGCCGTCGCTCTGCAATTCCCGTGCCAGCGCACCTTTGACCACTTTGCCGGCGTTACTGAGATCCCGCAATACCGCATCTTGCCGGATTCCTCGGCACAGACCTCGCTGACGGATTTCCAGTCCTTCTCTGGTGGCGGTGCGATGTCGACCGCGGAAGCGGTGAACTACTCCTATGAGATCCCGAGTTACCTCAACAATGATTGGGCTCGCGATTGGGGTGCCATTGAAAAGTACGAACTGCGTACCGATTCACAGGGCAATGCCCCAGTCCCAGCCGAGATCGAATATGAGGATATTACCCGTTCCGGCCTATGGAAAGACTCCGAGATGAAGATCCGCCCCGAGGGCGAGGAATAG
- a CDS encoding alpha/beta hydrolase: protein MTNADANQDPHRPLEPGQEWHIGGQDRQMEEKEQLEQLVAYIDAHYDTPDFCPPWAGGGSPEADQYCALLPDRITHAAMMVLGTGVNHALPGTEFTDGITVEESEVGAIFQPTKPTGRWAVSLHSGGWWRGDGQALEMQWRPEVAAAAQLSGTTIIDVDYPLAPEHTVAEMVNAVQQAIDYARAQGASSVTTWGYSSGGALAALVPADALLLTFPDFGALANLPEDLRAGYEIPAELSELSPHTFVQTATEDEIAARVCVPGAVARDYVSTHRVSTPAVARQRVRDAAGFLAGGLEK, encoded by the coding sequence ATGACTAACGCAGATGCTAACCAGGACCCGCACCGCCCGCTGGAGCCCGGCCAGGAGTGGCACATCGGCGGTCAGGACCGTCAGATGGAGGAGAAGGAACAGCTCGAGCAACTCGTTGCCTATATCGATGCCCACTATGACACCCCGGATTTCTGTCCGCCGTGGGCTGGGGGAGGCTCCCCTGAGGCGGATCAGTATTGCGCGCTTTTGCCGGATCGCATTACGCATGCGGCAATGATGGTGCTCGGCACCGGTGTAAACCACGCACTACCCGGAACCGAATTCACGGACGGTATCACCGTAGAGGAATCCGAGGTGGGCGCCATCTTCCAGCCCACAAAGCCAACCGGCCGTTGGGCGGTCTCGCTGCATTCGGGCGGTTGGTGGCGCGGTGACGGTCAGGCGTTGGAGATGCAGTGGCGCCCCGAGGTGGCCGCCGCCGCGCAGCTATCCGGCACCACCATTATTGACGTGGATTATCCGCTCGCCCCCGAGCACACCGTGGCAGAGATGGTCAATGCCGTACAGCAAGCCATCGACTATGCCCGCGCGCAGGGCGCTTCTAGCGTTACTACCTGGGGGTATTCTTCTGGCGGGGCGCTGGCGGCGCTCGTGCCTGCCGACGCCCTCCTGCTCACCTTCCCCGATTTCGGCGCCCTTGCAAATCTGCCTGAGGATCTTCGCGCCGGATACGAAATCCCAGCGGAACTATCTGAGCTAAGTCCGCACACCTTCGTGCAAACCGCAACCGAGGATGAGATTGCCGCGCGCGTTTGCGTGCCCGGTGCCGTTGCGCGCGATTACGTCTCTACCCACCGCGTATCTACTCCGGCGGTGGCCCGGCAGCGCGTGCGAGATGCGGCCGGGTTCCTAGCAGGTGGGCTGGAAAAATAA
- a CDS encoding M13 family metallopeptidase, with translation MKDLYQLVNGPWLESHVIPDDRGVDGTFHALRDEAEELVHEIVKKDTGRPGKLYASFMDTEGVNAAGMAPLDADLDRLSAADPEELAHRLGELERTGVGSPVTFWVSKDSGSEDAIAYVIQSGLGLPDEAYYREEAHAETLSAYEKHVAEMLEFLDPSRLFGLGAEVAAQRIVGLEKELAAGHWDVVSTRDAVKTYNPCEFSELPTMTRALLSGGNLPEHRVVNMMPSYLEHFESLFTSERMADWQLWATWHILRSRAAMLPEEVGAKNFEFYGTQLSGATEQRDRWKRAVGLAESLVGEEIGQVFVEKHFPASSKREMDELVGYLIAAYRERISQLEWMTPATRERALEKLSQFKAKIGFPDSWRDYSGLEVSAKGGDLLANARAGSAFSHDFELAKIGKPADRNEWVTTPQTVNAFYNPVVNDITFPAAILRPPFYNPEAGAAENFGAIGAVIGHEIGHGFDDQGSQFDGQGNLNSWWSDEDRAAFEKLTAKLVEQFNGQVPTVLKEAGIESTGVNGSFTLGENIGDLGGLGIAVVAFKNYCADKGIDLQGKEEKFEVDGAEPELAEHTYNGLQRFFLAWARVWRTAIRPEMATQYLAIDPHSPAEFRCNLIAANIAEFYEAFEVAEDSAMYIAPEDRVTIW, from the coding sequence ATGAAAGATCTTTATCAACTAGTCAATGGACCCTGGCTAGAAAGCCACGTCATTCCCGATGATCGCGGCGTGGACGGCACTTTCCACGCGCTGCGCGACGAAGCCGAAGAACTCGTCCATGAGATCGTGAAAAAGGACACCGGCCGCCCCGGCAAGCTCTATGCCTCCTTTATGGATACCGAGGGAGTCAACGCGGCCGGCATGGCTCCATTGGACGCGGATCTGGACCGCCTGAGTGCGGCCGACCCAGAGGAATTAGCGCACCGCCTGGGTGAACTCGAGCGCACCGGCGTGGGTTCCCCGGTGACCTTCTGGGTATCCAAGGACTCTGGTTCTGAGGACGCCATTGCTTATGTCATTCAATCCGGCTTGGGCCTGCCGGATGAGGCTTATTACCGCGAGGAAGCCCACGCGGAAACGCTGAGTGCCTATGAGAAGCATGTGGCCGAGATGCTGGAATTCCTCGATCCGTCCCGTCTCTTTGGCTTGGGCGCCGAGGTGGCGGCCCAGCGCATCGTGGGCTTGGAGAAGGAATTGGCCGCCGGCCATTGGGACGTGGTCTCCACTCGCGATGCGGTCAAGACCTATAACCCCTGCGAGTTTAGTGAGCTTCCCACCATGACCCGTGCTTTGCTTTCTGGCGGCAACCTGCCGGAGCACCGCGTGGTCAATATGATGCCGTCTTATCTCGAGCACTTTGAGAGCCTCTTTACCTCCGAGCGTATGGCCGATTGGCAGCTCTGGGCCACCTGGCACATCCTGCGCTCCCGCGCGGCCATGCTGCCAGAGGAGGTAGGCGCGAAGAACTTCGAGTTCTACGGCACCCAACTCTCCGGTGCCACCGAGCAGCGCGACCGCTGGAAGCGCGCCGTGGGCCTAGCCGAGTCCCTCGTGGGCGAAGAGATTGGCCAAGTATTCGTGGAAAAGCACTTCCCGGCCTCCTCCAAGCGTGAGATGGATGAGCTGGTGGGCTACCTCATCGCCGCCTACCGCGAGCGCATCTCCCAGCTGGAGTGGATGACACCGGCCACGCGCGAGCGCGCCCTAGAAAAGCTCTCCCAGTTCAAGGCCAAGATTGGCTTCCCGGATTCCTGGCGTGATTACTCTGGCCTCGAGGTCTCCGCTAAGGGTGGGGACCTGCTGGCTAATGCCCGCGCCGGCTCCGCCTTCTCCCATGATTTTGAGCTGGCCAAGATTGGCAAGCCAGCTGACCGTAACGAGTGGGTGACCACCCCGCAGACGGTCAACGCCTTTTATAACCCAGTGGTCAATGACATCACCTTCCCGGCAGCAATCTTGCGCCCGCCGTTCTATAACCCAGAGGCCGGTGCCGCAGAAAACTTCGGCGCCATCGGTGCCGTCATCGGCCACGAGATTGGCCATGGCTTTGATGATCAGGGCTCGCAGTTTGACGGCCAGGGCAACCTGAATTCCTGGTGGTCCGATGAGGACCGCGCCGCCTTTGAAAAGCTCACCGCTAAGTTGGTAGAGCAGTTCAATGGCCAGGTACCGACGGTGCTCAAGGAGGCCGGCATCGAATCCACCGGTGTAAATGGCAGCTTCACCCTGGGTGAAAATATCGGTGACCTAGGCGGTTTGGGTATCGCTGTGGTGGCTTTCAAGAACTACTGCGCCGATAAGGGCATTGACCTGCAGGGCAAGGAAGAGAAGTTCGAGGTAGATGGAGCCGAGCCAGAGCTGGCCGAGCACACCTACAACGGCCTACAACGCTTCTTCCTCGCCTGGGCCCGCGTTTGGCGCACCGCCATCCGTCCAGAGATGGCCACCCAGTACCTCGCCATTGACCCGCACTCGCCGGCGGAGTTCCGCTGCAACCTCATTGCGGCCAATATTGCGGAGTTCTACGAGGCCTTTGAAGTTGCAGAGGATTCTGCCATGTATATTGCGCCGGAGGATCGCGTCACCATTTGGTAG
- a CDS encoding PrsW family intramembrane metalloprotease produces MSKLFRTTLWIFSGVGLIAFLVQTLSTFLISPLMGLLSLLIAAVLVTLIFYLLQRSPMWARPARLWATLAFLWGGGVAVALALISAGPVMQLAIGSGWVESMMSWSGAYPEEISKATGVIFVLMSFRQLNRPWHGWMVGAVVGLGFETCENILYGAMGATMHPDSDTQGLFEMWGLRLIAGPGLHVLLTAMAGWGIGWALYAAAKPLWWRLGVFLAYLAASFTLHFCWNYLHDSEVAAIIQAVGIALILYPLSIWLVLRGNKLAKADESYSHSTAEDALAFVH; encoded by the coding sequence ATGTCCAAGCTCTTTCGCACCACGCTGTGGATCTTCTCCGGTGTTGGCCTCATCGCGTTCTTGGTCCAGACACTGAGCACATTCTTAATCTCTCCCCTGATGGGCCTGCTCAGCCTGCTTATCGCCGCCGTGCTCGTGACGCTGATCTTTTATCTACTGCAGCGCAGCCCCATGTGGGCCCGCCCAGCGCGCCTGTGGGCCACACTGGCTTTCCTTTGGGGCGGCGGGGTGGCCGTTGCCTTGGCGCTTATTAGCGCTGGGCCGGTCATGCAGCTCGCCATCGGCTCCGGCTGGGTCGAATCCATGATGTCGTGGAGCGGTGCCTACCCGGAGGAAATTTCTAAGGCCACCGGCGTCATCTTCGTGCTCATGTCCTTCCGCCAACTCAACCGCCCGTGGCATGGCTGGATGGTGGGCGCAGTGGTGGGCCTTGGTTTCGAAACCTGCGAAAATATCCTCTATGGCGCCATGGGCGCGACCATGCACCCCGATAGCGATACTCAGGGCCTTTTTGAAATGTGGGGGCTGCGTCTTATCGCTGGTCCTGGCCTGCACGTGTTGCTTACCGCGATGGCTGGATGGGGAATCGGCTGGGCCTTGTATGCCGCTGCCAAGCCGCTGTGGTGGCGCCTCGGCGTTTTCCTCGCCTACCTAGCCGCCTCTTTCACGTTGCACTTTTGCTGGAATTACCTGCACGATTCCGAGGTGGCCGCCATCATCCAGGCCGTCGGCATAGCGCTTATCCTCTACCCGCTGAGCATTTGGCTTGTGCTGCGTGGCAATAAGCTCGCCAAGGCCGACGAGAGCTATAGCCACAGCACTGCCGAGGACGCCCTCGCCTTTGTGCACTAA
- a CDS encoding DMT family transporter, which yields MIWFLLFLATAIEVSGTLCLRMSAVTGRRFWVVLVALCYVSAYGFLALVLKAGMDLGVAYGIWAATGVALTAIASYLLFKEPFTWLKSLGVVFIVGGVLLVEAGA from the coding sequence ATGATCTGGTTCCTTCTTTTCCTCGCCACCGCCATCGAGGTTTCCGGGACGCTGTGCCTGCGCATGTCCGCAGTGACCGGGCGCCGCTTCTGGGTGGTGCTCGTCGCCCTGTGTTATGTCTCTGCCTACGGCTTCTTGGCGCTCGTGCTCAAGGCCGGCATGGATCTCGGCGTGGCCTACGGCATCTGGGCTGCCACTGGCGTTGCGCTTACCGCCATTGCCTCGTATCTCCTGTTCAAGGAGCCGTTTACTTGGTTAAAATCTCTGGGCGTGGTGTTCATCGTCGGGGGAGTGCTGCTCGTGGAAGCCGGTGCGTAA
- a CDS encoding DMT family transporter: MRAWVILFLAIASEVVGTVALKFAVEHVWIYGVAAFCFILAFVLLHRVMQEGVNVGVAYGLWASGGVISTALLSAALFGEPLGAVKLAGIALIMAGVFCVEMGAKPHEEQDHTVEVAPQ; the protein is encoded by the coding sequence GTGAGGGCCTGGGTCATTCTCTTTCTCGCGATTGCCAGCGAAGTCGTGGGCACCGTCGCGCTGAAATTCGCCGTAGAGCATGTCTGGATCTACGGCGTGGCCGCCTTCTGCTTCATCCTTGCTTTTGTGCTGCTGCACCGCGTAATGCAAGAAGGCGTTAACGTGGGCGTGGCTTATGGACTCTGGGCATCCGGCGGGGTAATTTCCACCGCATTGCTTTCTGCCGCGCTATTTGGCGAGCCGCTCGGCGCAGTAAAACTCGCCGGAATCGCGCTCATTATGGCCGGCGTATTCTGCGTGGAAATGGGCGCTAAACCGCACGAGGAGCAAGACCACACAGTGGAGGTCGCGCCGCAATGA
- a CDS encoding MGMT family protein has translation MSESPLVKRVLAVVAVIPPGNVTSYGEVAKVAGCGARNVGTVLKRYGGGADTAWWRVVRADGASHDPARAAEFWDREAIAHANGRVKMHEHGIDARELQELME, from the coding sequence ATGAGTGAATCGCCACTGGTCAAACGTGTATTGGCGGTCGTTGCCGTGATTCCGCCCGGCAACGTGACCTCTTATGGTGAGGTGGCCAAGGTGGCCGGCTGCGGCGCGCGCAATGTCGGCACCGTGTTAAAGCGCTATGGCGGCGGTGCCGATACCGCCTGGTGGCGCGTCGTCCGCGCCGATGGCGCCTCCCACGATCCCGCCCGCGCCGCAGAGTTCTGGGATCGCGAGGCCATCGCGCATGCCAACGGCCGCGTTAAAATGCACGAGCACGGAATCGACGCCCGCGAATTACAGGAGTTGATGGAGTGA
- a CDS encoding VOC family protein — protein MPAFEAEVGMPYWIDLTTSDPRKSAHFYEEVLRWEISAESTEEKPYQMARLQGLPIAGLIPQPEEAPMPDTWVTYFLSKDIAGDCQRAQNLGGRILVEPQQVQLGHMALLVDAAGGMFGLIQPAGPEHFVAAGEPGTPVWHELTATSGFQRAMDFYGELFNWEIRAMQSEDEGFIYATAEEEGAPFAGLWNAEGQFPPQVPSFWQTYLGVRDIDAAAKKAVELGGEVIREPWDSPFGRMCLLADSTGATITLTEVEDAPEEEPTESDDVLGLDPQ, from the coding sequence ATGCCAGCATTCGAAGCTGAAGTGGGCATGCCCTACTGGATTGACCTGACCACCTCGGATCCGCGTAAGTCTGCGCACTTCTACGAGGAAGTGCTGAGGTGGGAGATTTCTGCCGAGTCCACGGAGGAAAAGCCGTATCAGATGGCGCGCTTGCAGGGCCTGCCCATCGCCGGGCTTATCCCGCAACCAGAAGAGGCGCCTATGCCGGACACATGGGTGACCTACTTCCTATCCAAGGACATCGCGGGCGATTGCCAGCGGGCGCAGAACCTGGGCGGGCGCATCCTAGTGGAGCCGCAGCAAGTGCAGCTGGGACATATGGCTCTGCTTGTCGACGCCGCTGGCGGCATGTTTGGCCTCATCCAACCGGCCGGCCCGGAGCACTTCGTGGCCGCCGGCGAGCCCGGCACCCCGGTCTGGCACGAGCTCACCGCAACCTCGGGCTTCCAGCGCGCAATGGATTTTTATGGCGAGCTATTCAACTGGGAGATCCGCGCCATGCAGTCCGAGGATGAGGGCTTCATCTATGCCACCGCGGAAGAAGAAGGTGCGCCGTTTGCCGGTTTGTGGAACGCGGAAGGCCAATTCCCGCCGCAGGTGCCGAGCTTCTGGCAGACCTACCTGGGCGTGCGCGATATCGACGCCGCTGCGAAGAAGGCCGTGGAACTAGGCGGCGAGGTCATCCGCGAACCGTGGGATTCGCCTTTCGGCCGCATGTGCCTTTTGGCCGATTCCACCGGTGCGACCATCACTCTCACCGAGGTCGAAGACGCTCCCGAAGAGGAACCGACCGAGTCGGATGATGTGCTGGGCCTCGACCCGCAATAA